Proteins from one Variovorax sp. TBS-050B genomic window:
- a CDS encoding DUF3606 domain-containing protein: protein MNPQDTTSQTIDAGDAAAVQALAKKLDATPEQIEEAIRAVGPKPADIELHLKGSRSSSNAERTASKT, encoded by the coding sequence ATGAACCCGCAAGACACCACCTCCCAGACCATCGACGCCGGCGACGCCGCCGCCGTTCAGGCCCTCGCGAAGAAGCTCGACGCCACGCCCGAGCAGATCGAGGAAGCCATCCGCGCCGTCGGGCCCAAGCCCGCCGACATCGAACTGCACCTGAAGGGCTCGCGCAGCAGCAGCAACGCGGAGCGCACGGCCTCGAAGACCTGA
- a CDS encoding LysR family transcriptional regulator yields the protein MATGTDYLLRRLRLRHLELLVTLADAGTVRGAAGRLSLSQPAISKMLGEIEEALGARLFERSHQGVQPNALGTAAIYRARVVLSELGRIGDDLGALLRGATAVLRVGAPSVTATVPAAIVQLRARMPGTSVRITEGPVRELIRRLLDGELDCVFGAITPELMAGDELPLLQSEVLVEDRLCVLAAASNPLVRRRGLRWADLRAADWVAPPKQTLVRQGFMTAFANEGVDPPEPAIEVMSSVTIGAVLRMDPSLLCAVRFDQARDEVARGDVRRLRVEPAVALPSLGLFTRRGAGPQPATVQAFARAVRRAGAG from the coding sequence ATGGCCACTGGCACCGACTACCTGCTGCGCCGCCTGCGGCTGCGCCATCTCGAACTGCTCGTCACGCTCGCCGATGCGGGCACCGTGCGCGGCGCGGCGGGCCGCCTGAGCCTGAGCCAGCCGGCCATCAGCAAGATGCTCGGCGAGATCGAGGAGGCGCTCGGCGCGCGGCTGTTCGAGCGCAGCCACCAGGGCGTGCAGCCCAATGCGCTCGGCACGGCGGCGATCTACCGGGCGCGCGTGGTGCTGAGCGAGCTCGGGCGCATCGGCGACGACCTCGGTGCGCTGCTGCGCGGCGCCACGGCGGTGCTGCGCGTGGGCGCGCCCTCGGTCACGGCGACCGTGCCGGCGGCGATCGTGCAGCTGCGCGCGCGCATGCCCGGCACCTCGGTGCGCATCACCGAAGGCCCGGTGCGCGAGCTGATCCGCCGCCTGCTCGACGGCGAGCTCGACTGCGTCTTCGGCGCCATCACGCCCGAGCTGATGGCGGGCGACGAGCTGCCGCTGCTGCAGTCCGAGGTGCTGGTCGAGGACCGGCTCTGCGTGCTCGCGGCCGCGTCCAACCCGCTCGTGCGGCGTCGCGGCCTGCGCTGGGCCGACCTGCGCGCGGCCGACTGGGTCGCGCCGCCGAAGCAGACGCTGGTGCGCCAGGGCTTCATGACCGCGTTCGCCAACGAGGGCGTCGATCCGCCCGAGCCGGCGATCGAGGTGATGTCCTCGGTCACCATCGGCGCGGTGCTGCGCATGGACCCGTCGCTGCTCTGCGCAGTGCGCTTCGACCAGGCGCGCGACGAGGTCGCGCGCGGCGACGTGCGGCGGCTGCGCGTCGAGCCTGCCGTCGCGCTGCCCTCGCTGGGGCTCTTCACGCGCCGCGGCGCGGGCCCGCAGCCGGCGACGGTGCAGGCCTTCGCGCGCGCGGTCCGCAGGGCCGGCGCGGGCTGA
- a CDS encoding CoA transferase: protein MSMAQDDDSSTHAGPLQGIRVLDLGQYIAGPGAAMVLRELGATVTKVEPLAGDQARQIGRYGESMIRAYNRGKRSIALDLRSDAGRETAWRLIAQSDVVIQNLRPGAIERLGLGARAVRERFPRVVYLSITGFPARGPSRDRPGYDIAAQAESGLMSVTGQPDRPPQKVGVPIIDAAAAHLGAQAVLAALYGRERSGIGETLETSLFEVAMHLQATTWSDYLGGAPEPTRIGDGQPHNAPAAEVVPTRDGHIVLSAYADAHWARFCRVMGREELVRDARFATNALRVANRPALRTVLRECLSGLSSEECVEKLGRHQIVAGAVRSYAQVLAAPDFAQSGLLVDAAAPDGTRYRALGLPYRLGEAPRAAPPAAPACGADSDAVLAELGYDAAQIDALRRTGAVA from the coding sequence ATGAGCATGGCGCAAGACGACGATTCCTCCACGCACGCAGGGCCGCTGCAGGGCATTCGCGTGCTCGACCTCGGGCAGTACATCGCCGGGCCCGGCGCGGCCATGGTGCTGCGCGAACTCGGTGCGACGGTGACCAAGGTCGAGCCGCTCGCCGGCGACCAGGCGCGGCAGATCGGCCGCTACGGCGAATCGATGATCCGCGCCTACAACCGCGGCAAGCGCTCGATCGCGCTCGACCTGCGCAGCGACGCCGGCCGCGAGACGGCGTGGCGCCTGATCGCGCAGAGCGACGTGGTGATCCAGAACCTGCGCCCCGGCGCGATCGAAAGGCTGGGCCTCGGTGCGCGTGCGGTGCGCGAGCGCTTCCCGCGCGTCGTGTACCTCTCGATCACCGGCTTCCCCGCGCGCGGGCCGTCGCGCGACCGCCCGGGCTACGACATCGCCGCGCAGGCGGAGAGCGGCCTGATGTCGGTGACCGGCCAGCCGGACCGCCCGCCGCAGAAGGTCGGCGTGCCGATCATCGATGCCGCCGCCGCCCACCTCGGCGCGCAGGCCGTGCTCGCGGCGCTCTACGGGCGCGAGCGCAGCGGCATCGGCGAGACGCTCGAGACCTCGCTGTTCGAGGTCGCCATGCACCTGCAGGCGACCACCTGGAGCGACTACCTCGGCGGCGCGCCCGAACCCACGCGCATCGGCGACGGGCAGCCCCACAACGCGCCCGCGGCCGAGGTGGTGCCCACGCGCGACGGCCACATCGTGCTCTCCGCCTATGCCGATGCGCACTGGGCCCGCTTCTGCCGCGTGATGGGCCGCGAGGAACTGGTGCGCGACGCGCGCTTTGCCACCAACGCGCTGCGGGTGGCGAACCGGCCGGCGCTGCGCACCGTGCTGCGCGAATGCCTCTCGGGCCTGAGCAGCGAGGAATGCGTGGAGAAGCTCGGGCGCCACCAGATCGTGGCGGGCGCGGTGCGAAGCTACGCCCAGGTTCTGGCCGCGCCCGACTTCGCGCAGAGCGGTCTGCTGGTCGATGCCGCGGCGCCCGACGGCACCCGCTACCGGGCGCTCGGCCTGCCCTACCGCCTGGGCGAGGCGCCGCGCGCCGCGCCGCCGGCGGCCCCTGCATGCGGCGCCGACAGCGACGCGGTGCTGGCCGAGCTCGGCTACGACGCCGCGCAGATCGACGCACTGCGGCGCACCGGCGCCGTGGCCTGA
- a CDS encoding DUF1254 domain-containing protein: MKDHSTVTTTDDPARTAVIQTLPLFEMMRMRAATTARRHPLHGFASERRDAPVRWVNQFTHTHRRLGPDDREVVSPNNDTVYSNAWLDLSDGPVLIDSPDMGERYWTLGLLDAWTNPFAYVGRRTTGNRAQRTLVHGPGWQGPVPQGVTQVIAAPGADVWLIGRMLVADEADVARVRLLQSQLRISRPDGSDAAARLDVLLDGRDTAVPSAAAFHEIVAHALQRNPPPPGERLAWPVAGDALAHWVPCVYDELRAAAQPHQLGGGWALPVRVRTAWGDDHLTRARVARNLIGALGIEEAMYPTAEIDADGNALDGTHAYELRFAPGAGPKVDAFWSLTLYRRSDCLFVANPIGRYSIGDRTPGLRHDADGSLAIRMQAHDPGEGVNWLPAPSGERFYVILRLYQPRAEHLDERFIYPAVQRL, translated from the coding sequence ATGAAGGACCATTCCACCGTGACCACCACCGACGATCCCGCGCGCACCGCCGTGATCCAGACGCTGCCGCTGTTCGAGATGATGCGCATGCGTGCCGCCACCACCGCGCGCCGGCATCCGCTGCATGGCTTCGCCTCCGAGCGGCGCGACGCGCCGGTGCGCTGGGTCAACCAGTTCACGCACACGCACCGGCGGCTCGGGCCCGACGACCGCGAGGTCGTGAGCCCCAACAACGACACCGTCTACAGCAACGCATGGCTCGACCTGTCGGACGGCCCGGTGCTGATCGATTCGCCCGACATGGGCGAGCGCTACTGGACCCTGGGCCTGCTCGATGCCTGGACCAACCCCTTCGCCTATGTCGGCCGCCGCACCACCGGCAACCGGGCGCAGCGCACGCTGGTGCACGGGCCGGGGTGGCAGGGCCCGGTGCCCCAAGGCGTGACGCAGGTCATCGCGGCGCCGGGCGCGGACGTCTGGCTCATCGGCCGCATGCTGGTGGCCGACGAAGCCGACGTCGCGCGGGTGCGCCTGCTGCAGTCGCAGCTGCGGATCTCGCGGCCCGACGGCAGCGACGCCGCCGCGCGGCTCGATGTACTGCTCGACGGGCGCGACACCGCGGTGCCCTCGGCCGCGGCCTTCCACGAGATCGTCGCGCATGCGCTGCAGCGCAATCCGCCGCCGCCGGGCGAGCGGCTGGCCTGGCCGGTGGCCGGGGATGCGCTCGCGCACTGGGTGCCGTGCGTCTACGACGAACTGCGCGCCGCCGCGCAGCCGCACCAGCTCGGCGGCGGCTGGGCGCTGCCGGTGCGCGTGCGCACCGCCTGGGGCGACGACCACCTGACCCGCGCGCGGGTCGCGCGCAACCTGATCGGCGCGCTCGGCATCGAGGAAGCGATGTACCCGACCGCCGAGATCGACGCCGACGGCAATGCCCTCGACGGCACGCACGCCTACGAACTGCGCTTCGCGCCGGGCGCGGGCCCGAAGGTCGATGCCTTCTGGTCGCTCACGCTGTACCGCCGCAGCGACTGCCTGTTCGTCGCCAACCCGATCGGCCGCTATTCGATCGGCGACCGCACGCCGGGCCTGCGCCACGACGCCGACGGCAGCCTCGCGATCCGCATGCAGGCGCACGATCCGGGCGAGGGCGTCAACTGGCTGCCGGCGCCCTCGGGCGAGCGCTTCTACGTCATCCTCCGGCTCTACCAGCCGCGCGCCGAGCACCTCGACGAACGGTTCATCTACCCGGCGGTGCAGCGGCTCTAG
- a CDS encoding tripartite tricarboxylate transporter substrate binding protein, with product MMIDRRQMLGAMASGLAAMTALPAFAQAWPARPLRLVSPYGPGGSNDILTRLLGDHLARRLGQAVVIENRAGAGTRIANEFIAHAPPDGYTLLHAAAPIAIGEALYPKLPYDVKKNFTPIVSTAIAPLFLVTNAESPYRTLAEFLRHGREAPKGLSFGSPGAGSAPHLTAELLLRQAGLKGVVVHYRGDAPAYAELLAGRIDATLTAVSTAVPHIQAGKLRVLAVSTEERTPMYPSAPTFREGGLANVVGYGWYGLMAPAGLPPAIVERLNAETNAALADEEIRRKAEAAGLQLRGGTPQAFAEFIAGETRKWAQIIKAANITAE from the coding sequence ATGATGATCGATCGAAGGCAAATGCTCGGCGCGATGGCCTCGGGCCTTGCCGCCATGACCGCGCTGCCGGCCTTCGCGCAGGCCTGGCCCGCGCGCCCGCTGCGCCTCGTGTCGCCCTACGGCCCGGGCGGCTCCAACGACATCCTCACGCGCCTGCTCGGCGACCACCTCGCGCGCCGGCTCGGCCAGGCCGTGGTGATCGAGAACAGGGCCGGCGCGGGCACGCGCATCGCCAACGAGTTCATCGCGCATGCGCCGCCCGACGGCTACACCCTGCTGCATGCGGCGGCGCCGATCGCGATCGGCGAGGCGCTGTACCCGAAGCTGCCCTACGACGTGAAGAAGAACTTCACGCCGATCGTGAGCACCGCGATCGCGCCGCTGTTCCTCGTCACGAATGCCGAGTCGCCCTACCGGACGCTCGCCGAATTCCTGCGCCACGGCAGGGAGGCGCCGAAGGGCCTGAGCTTCGGGTCGCCCGGTGCCGGCTCGGCACCGCACCTGACGGCCGAACTGCTGCTGCGGCAGGCGGGCCTGAAGGGCGTGGTCGTGCACTACCGCGGCGACGCGCCCGCCTATGCGGAGCTGCTCGCGGGCCGCATCGACGCCACGCTGACGGCCGTGTCGACCGCGGTGCCGCACATCCAGGCCGGCAAGCTGCGCGTGCTCGCGGTCAGCACCGAAGAGCGCACGCCGATGTATCCGAGCGCGCCGACCTTCCGCGAAGGCGGGCTCGCGAACGTGGTCGGCTATGGCTGGTACGGGTTGATGGCGCCCGCGGGCCTGCCGCCGGCGATCGTCGAACGCCTCAATGCCGAGACCAATGCCGCGCTCGCCGACGAGGAGATCCGCCGCAAGGCCGAGGCCGCGGGGCTGCAGCTGCGCGGCGGTACGCCGCAGGCCTTTGCCGAATTCATCGCCGGCGAGACGCGCAAGTGGGCGCAGATCATCAAGGCGGCGAACATCACGGCCGAATAG
- a CDS encoding carboxylesterase family protein, with protein MHRAFCGLAAIVLALLQGCASPGSAPAGTVRETSFGTVVGKADGAGTLSWKGVPFARPPVGALRWKPPADPERWTAPRQAVDFAPACVQTGRLYGPGRHNHYDQTIGTTLGQTLGAEDCLYLNIWAPAARGRDGPRPVIVWVHGGSNITGYTADPVYDGAALARQQDAVVVSVNYRLGIFGFLDLAPLKDGRPENDAGNFALLDIVKALEFVQRDIAAFGGDPSRVTLMGQSAGAVNVYALLTSPMLVARPAPLFHRLVALSGGISTAATLPPGAIAAIQPRALWAERGEALLLQSLLADGTAADEAAARAQVDAGRGTERMAAYLRSRTADALLSVVRTRLTPKGMAASNPIPDGWVVAQDPIRAIREGRYLRVPVLAGKTRDETRLFPQLLALNPALGGASGRLLDDAAVFALVSRYDPEAAPATTIGQWIPPAYLPVDRPATGFAARTAALDRIWFDAMRNDVLDALRSRQREVWAYDFAWDRLPAPFDAIYGAAHTFDLPFLFGNFGPSLYANVMFTERNRPGRLALSAQMMQSLGRFARDGSPGRPDPATPWEPWPARIVFDADDAQPRTSAPRAE; from the coding sequence ATGCACCGCGCTTTTTGCGGCCTTGCCGCCATCGTGCTCGCGCTGCTCCAGGGCTGCGCGAGCCCCGGGAGCGCGCCGGCCGGCACCGTGCGCGAGACGAGCTTCGGCACGGTGGTGGGCAAGGCCGACGGCGCCGGCACCCTGAGCTGGAAGGGCGTGCCCTTCGCGCGGCCGCCCGTGGGCGCGCTGCGCTGGAAGCCGCCCGCCGATCCGGAGCGCTGGACCGCGCCGCGGCAGGCGGTCGACTTCGCGCCGGCCTGCGTGCAGACCGGCCGCCTCTACGGCCCGGGGCGCCACAACCACTACGACCAGACCATCGGCACCACGCTCGGGCAGACGCTCGGCGCGGAGGACTGCCTCTACCTCAACATCTGGGCGCCGGCCGCGCGCGGGCGGGACGGGCCGCGGCCGGTGATCGTCTGGGTGCACGGCGGCAGCAACATCACCGGCTACACCGCCGACCCGGTCTACGACGGCGCCGCACTCGCGCGGCAGCAGGACGCGGTGGTGGTCTCGGTCAACTACCGGCTCGGCATCTTCGGCTTCCTCGATCTCGCGCCGCTCAAGGACGGCCGGCCCGAGAACGACGCCGGCAACTTCGCGCTGCTGGACATCGTCAAGGCGCTCGAGTTCGTGCAGCGCGACATCGCGGCCTTCGGCGGCGATCCCTCGCGCGTCACGCTGATGGGCCAGTCCGCGGGCGCGGTGAACGTGTATGCGCTGCTGACCTCGCCGATGCTGGTGGCGCGTCCGGCTCCGCTGTTCCACCGGCTGGTGGCGCTGAGCGGCGGCATCTCGACCGCGGCCACGCTGCCGCCCGGCGCGATCGCGGCGATCCAGCCGCGCGCGCTCTGGGCCGAGCGCGGCGAGGCGCTGCTGCTGCAGTCGCTGCTCGCCGACGGCACGGCCGCCGACGAAGCGGCCGCGCGGGCGCAGGTCGACGCCGGGCGCGGCACCGAGCGCATGGCGGCCTACCTGCGCAGCCGCACGGCCGACGCGCTGCTGTCGGTGGTGCGCACCCGGCTCACGCCGAAGGGCATGGCCGCGTCCAATCCCATTCCCGACGGCTGGGTGGTGGCGCAGGACCCGATCCGCGCCATCCGCGAGGGCCGCTACCTGCGGGTGCCGGTGCTCGCGGGCAAGACGCGCGACGAGACCCGGCTGTTCCCGCAGCTGCTCGCGCTGAACCCGGCGCTCGGCGGCGCGAGCGGGCGGCTGCTCGACGATGCCGCCGTGTTCGCGCTGGTCTCCCGCTACGACCCGGAAGCCGCGCCCGCGACCACGATCGGCCAGTGGATCCCGCCCGCCTATCTGCCGGTCGACCGGCCCGCCACCGGCTTCGCCGCGCGCACCGCGGCGCTCGACCGGATCTGGTTCGATGCGATGCGCAACGACGTGCTCGACGCGCTGCGTTCGCGGCAGCGCGAGGTCTGGGCCTACGACTTCGCATGGGACCGGCTGCCGGCGCCCTTCGATGCGATCTACGGCGCCGCCCACACCTTCGACCTGCCGTTCCTGTTCGGCAACTTCGGCCCCTCGCTCTACGCGAACGTCATGTTCACCGAGCGCAACCGGCCCGGGCGGCTCGCGCTCTCGGCGCAGATGATGCAGAGCCTCGGCCGCTTCGCGCGCGACGGCAGCCCCGGTCGGCCGGACCCCGCGACGCCCTGGGAACCCTGGCCCGCGCGCATCGTGTTCGATGCGGACGATGCGCAGCCGCGCACCTCGGCGCCGCGGGCGGAATGA
- a CDS encoding phosphoethanolamine transferase, with protein sequence MPQPPMPFPAAARGSRRRALAASGILLSSVLALIVLGHDGRRVGQLLLLAAPVFAWLLFPVRSAPVHRLRSALVWLAAMVFAFDGIARAYLLETYQAAPDSSLVLAAAANTNGREAAEYFAMHWRAMLVCAVVFVLAGVVAAAHAGRGVRAPAPRWPRWAVVALAAVLLLGAVAHASKPWRRLHPVVFWKAWGASTLALRATWADQQKERDRALAHARALAPVITREGPATLVLVITDSINRDNMSLYGYGRDTTPRLRAHKAQLQDEMLVIRNAWSVDASTLPALRNIFRFGTAPEGEGEGPHLLALARAAGYKVWWMSNHDDIAIEQQHARLADVVDFVNRVPGRAGASLDGELLDCVQEALEDPAERKLIVVHLMGAHPHYRLRFPEDANPFDDRIDGVEQGLQQRGRSAWVRKFRQEYDAALLYHDFVVSETLQLARRAGRTDGYRAWMYLSDHGQEVGHAGNHAGHSPSTPAGYRIPTVVWRNTPADRHFAVAEARPFRADWAGWTIADLLHMRWQGDGSARNALSADYRWEAPVLPTAVGSFAD encoded by the coding sequence ATGCCACAGCCTCCGATGCCCTTCCCCGCCGCCGCCCGCGGTTCCCGCCGACGCGCGCTCGCGGCGAGCGGCATCCTGCTGTCGAGCGTGCTCGCGCTGATCGTGCTGGGCCACGACGGCCGCAGGGTCGGGCAGTTGCTGCTGCTGGCGGCGCCCGTGTTCGCCTGGCTGCTGTTCCCGGTGCGCAGCGCGCCGGTGCACCGCCTCCGCAGCGCGCTCGTCTGGCTTGCGGCGATGGTGTTCGCGTTCGACGGCATCGCGCGGGCCTACCTGCTCGAAACCTATCAGGCAGCGCCCGACAGTTCGCTCGTGCTCGCCGCCGCGGCCAACACGAACGGCAGGGAAGCGGCCGAATACTTCGCCATGCATTGGCGGGCGATGCTCGTCTGCGCGGTCGTGTTCGTGCTCGCGGGGGTGGTGGCCGCGGCCCATGCCGGCCGGGGTGTGCGTGCGCCGGCGCCGCGGTGGCCGCGGTGGGCCGTGGTCGCGCTGGCTGCGGTGCTGCTCCTGGGCGCGGTGGCGCATGCCAGCAAGCCGTGGCGGCGGCTGCATCCGGTGGTGTTCTGGAAGGCATGGGGTGCTTCGACACTGGCGCTGCGGGCGACCTGGGCGGACCAGCAGAAGGAGCGCGACCGGGCGCTGGCGCACGCCCGGGCGCTGGCGCCGGTGATCACGCGCGAGGGACCGGCCACGCTGGTGCTCGTGATCACCGACAGCATCAATCGCGACAACATGTCGCTCTACGGCTATGGCCGCGACACCACGCCGCGGCTGCGCGCGCACAAGGCGCAGCTGCAGGACGAGATGCTGGTGATCCGCAATGCCTGGTCAGTCGATGCCAGCACCCTGCCGGCGCTGCGCAACATCTTCCGCTTCGGCACGGCGCCCGAGGGCGAGGGCGAGGGGCCGCACCTGCTCGCGCTCGCGCGCGCCGCGGGCTACAAGGTCTGGTGGATGAGCAACCACGACGACATCGCGATCGAGCAGCAGCATGCGCGGCTCGCGGACGTGGTCGATTTCGTGAATCGCGTGCCGGGCCGCGCGGGTGCGTCGCTCGACGGCGAACTGCTCGACTGCGTGCAGGAGGCGCTGGAGGACCCCGCCGAGCGCAAGCTCATCGTGGTGCATCTGATGGGCGCGCATCCGCACTACCGGCTGCGTTTTCCCGAGGATGCCAATCCCTTCGACGACCGCATCGACGGCGTGGAGCAGGGCTTGCAGCAGCGCGGGCGCTCGGCCTGGGTGCGCAAGTTCCGCCAGGAGTACGACGCCGCGCTGCTGTACCACGACTTCGTCGTGTCCGAGACGCTGCAGCTTGCACGCAGGGCGGGCCGCACCGACGGCTACCGCGCCTGGATGTACCTGTCGGACCACGGGCAGGAGGTCGGGCACGCCGGCAACCACGCGGGCCACAGCCCGTCGACGCCCGCGGGCTACCGGATTCCGACGGTGGTGTGGCGCAACACGCCGGCCGACCGCCACTTCGCCGTCGCCGAAGCGCGGCCCTTCAGGGCGGACTGGGCCGGATGGACGATCGCGGACCTGCTCCACATGCGATGGCAGGGCGACGGCAGCGCGCGGAACGCGCTGAGCGCGGACTACCGCTGGGAGGCGCCGGTGCTGCCGACGGCCGTCGGGTCGTTCGCGGATTGA